From Paenibacillus sp. V4I7, one genomic window encodes:
- a CDS encoding NAD(P)-binding domain-containing protein: MSENTVLSKAKLPVAIIGAGPVGLAAAAHLVTRGESFVLFDAGNAVGASVLKWAHVRLFSQWEYNIDKAARQLLASHGWIAPNHSEIPTGLEMVENYFKPFAELPEIKPFINLNAKVIAVSRKGLNKVKTYGREDLPFVLHVQKNGEHLMVEAKAIIDASGTWTNPNPVISEGVWTPEEQYLNKQVFYGIPDVLGQHKNRYSGKKVLVVGSGHSAINTLLELGELKGQVQETEIVWVLRKSRLEDVYGGREQDQLAARGELGTRIQKLVESGNVKVMTPFHIQELKKDGEKIQVVGSLNSELIQIDAIDEIVSNTGSRPDFSFLREVRVTADPGLESVLELAPLIDPNVHSCGTVRPHGENELRQPERDFYIVGSKSYGRAPTFLMATGYEQVRSVVAALVGDREAAERVELELPETGVCSTQSNSCCGPEKSEVMEVESDEVSSCCSPNAKPVASKSSCCS; encoded by the coding sequence ATGAGTGAAAATACAGTTCTATCTAAAGCGAAATTACCTGTAGCGATCATAGGTGCTGGGCCTGTCGGCCTTGCCGCAGCGGCACATTTAGTTACACGAGGAGAGTCCTTTGTATTGTTTGATGCAGGGAATGCGGTGGGGGCCAGTGTCCTTAAATGGGCTCATGTACGTCTCTTTTCTCAATGGGAATATAATATAGATAAAGCAGCGCGGCAGCTACTTGCTTCACATGGTTGGATAGCTCCGAATCATTCAGAAATCCCTACGGGATTAGAGATGGTTGAGAACTATTTTAAGCCTTTCGCCGAGTTGCCTGAAATCAAACCTTTCATAAACTTGAACGCGAAAGTGATCGCTGTGAGCCGCAAAGGCTTGAACAAGGTAAAAACATATGGCCGCGAAGACCTTCCGTTTGTCTTGCATGTTCAGAAGAATGGAGAGCACCTCATGGTTGAGGCCAAAGCTATCATTGATGCATCGGGTACTTGGACAAATCCGAATCCAGTCATTTCTGAAGGTGTATGGACACCTGAGGAACAGTATTTAAATAAACAAGTATTTTATGGTATTCCCGATGTACTTGGTCAGCATAAAAATCGCTATAGTGGAAAGAAAGTTCTTGTTGTTGGCAGCGGTCATTCCGCGATCAATACACTTTTGGAACTCGGGGAGCTTAAGGGGCAAGTACAGGAGACTGAAATTGTCTGGGTACTAAGAAAATCTAGGCTAGAGGATGTTTACGGGGGGCGGGAGCAAGATCAACTTGCTGCGAGAGGAGAACTCGGAACGCGTATTCAGAAGCTAGTTGAATCAGGAAATGTTAAAGTGATGACGCCATTTCATATTCAAGAATTAAAAAAGGATGGGGAAAAAATTCAGGTAGTTGGTTCTTTGAACAGCGAATTGATCCAAATTGATGCCATTGATGAGATCGTTTCGAATACAGGTTCCCGTCCCGATTTTTCCTTCTTAAGAGAAGTTAGGGTGACTGCAGATCCAGGCTTGGAAAGCGTCTTGGAGTTAGCGCCTTTAATCGATCCGAATGTTCATAGCTGCGGTACGGTTAGACCACATGGAGAGAATGAGCTAAGACAACCAGAGAGGGACTTTTATATTGTTGGGTCGAAGAGCTACGGTAGAGCACCGACTTTCTTGATGGCGACAGGGTATGAACAAGTAAGATCCGTAGTAGCAGCTTTAGTTGGCGATCGTGAAGCAGCTGAGAGGGTTGAACTTGAACTGCCTGAAACGGGAGTATGTAGTACCCAAAGTAACTCATGCTGTGGACCTGAAAAAAGCGAAGTTATGGAAGTGGAATCTGATGAAGTAAGTTCTTGTTGTTCACCAAATGCCAAACCGGTGGCATCGAAATCTTCATGCTGCAGCTAG
- a CDS encoding metalloregulator ArsR/SmtB family transcription factor, which translates to MKTIIPIHEVKINTSPNDSFFETYEAKFKALADRKRLQIMYELTQRGKTCVCDLCDIVEMAQSKLSYHLKILLDANLITKEIIGTWSYYEINNSEVNGLLSEELCCIFRPSRS; encoded by the coding sequence ATGAAAACCATAATCCCAATACATGAGGTAAAGATAAATACGTCACCAAACGACTCCTTTTTTGAAACGTATGAGGCAAAGTTTAAAGCCTTGGCGGATCGCAAGAGATTGCAAATCATGTATGAGTTAACACAGCGGGGAAAAACGTGCGTTTGCGACCTATGCGATATCGTGGAAATGGCTCAATCCAAGTTGTCTTATCACTTGAAGATCCTTTTAGACGCCAATCTAATTACAAAAGAAATCATTGGCACCTGGAGCTATTACGAGATCAATAATTCTGAAGTGAACGGGTTGCTTTCAGAAGAGCTGTGCTGCATTTTTAGACCGAGTCGTTCTTAA
- a CDS encoding enolase C-terminal domain-like protein — translation MKNNLESSWRIEKIERVLMKGERRRLAGCNARLGVHGKEVSFPLLRITIGGIAGYGWSNISCEAAKDLIGATVNEIFSEEHWIQDRFQKIQFPLFDWLGHVREVPVYELLTNKQWTTPLSVPCYDTSLYFDDLHLSSETDAVRLLQEEAMQGYNEGFRGFKIKVGRGAMHMDLMEGTKRDIAIVNGIRDVVGPDCHISIDANNGYNLNLTKHVLKETAQSKLLWIEEAFHEDDRLYRNLKEWLAEQKLNVLITDGEGLAAGPIVEWAEQGLIDAIQYDLKDYGIVNWLKLSQRLAKSGVKAAPHNYGGFYGNFASAQVYPAIEGFMFVEWDQAEIPGIDTSGYSIKDGRIEVSSAPGFGLHIDEANYTSKVRENGWIV, via the coding sequence ATGAAAAATAACTTGGAAAGCAGCTGGCGAATTGAGAAAATTGAGCGTGTGCTTATGAAGGGGGAACGCCGGAGATTGGCAGGCTGTAATGCTAGACTGGGAGTTCACGGCAAAGAAGTCAGCTTCCCGCTGCTCCGGATTACAATAGGTGGAATTGCAGGTTATGGTTGGTCCAATATTTCGTGTGAAGCCGCAAAAGATTTGATTGGGGCAACTGTTAACGAGATCTTCTCGGAGGAGCATTGGATTCAGGATCGCTTTCAGAAAATTCAGTTCCCGCTATTCGATTGGCTTGGACATGTAAGGGAAGTTCCAGTCTATGAGCTGCTGACGAATAAACAGTGGACAACTCCGCTGAGTGTTCCATGCTATGATACTTCCCTTTATTTTGATGACCTACATCTGAGCTCAGAGACCGATGCGGTACGCTTACTTCAAGAAGAAGCAATGCAGGGCTATAATGAAGGATTCAGGGGCTTCAAAATCAAAGTGGGCCGCGGCGCCATGCATATGGATTTGATGGAGGGTACGAAAAGAGATATCGCCATCGTCAATGGGATCAGAGATGTGGTAGGTCCAGACTGTCATATCTCCATCGATGCAAACAACGGATACAATCTGAACCTGACAAAGCACGTATTGAAAGAGACGGCTCAGTCCAAGCTGCTCTGGATCGAGGAAGCCTTTCATGAGGATGACAGGCTGTACCGTAATCTAAAGGAATGGCTGGCCGAACAGAAGCTAAATGTTCTAATTACGGATGGGGAGGGACTAGCAGCCGGACCTATCGTTGAATGGGCGGAGCAAGGCCTGATCGATGCCATCCAGTATGATTTGAAGGACTATGGCATTGTCAACTGGTTGAAGCTTAGCCAAAGACTTGCCAAAAGCGGTGTTAAAGCGGCTCCGCATAATTACGGCGGCTTCTATGGCAACTTTGCTTCCGCCCAGGTGTATCCTGCTATTGAAGGATTTATGTTTGTAGAATGGGATCAGGCCGAAATTCCAGGAATTGATACGTCCGGCTATTCGATTAAGGATGGCAGAATAGAAGTATCCTCCGCTCCGGGGTTCGGATTGCATATAGACGAAGCTAACTATACTAGTAAGGTCCGTGAAAACGGTTGGATCGTATAG
- a CDS encoding NAD(P)-binding domain-containing protein: MYQTIVIGGGQAGLAAGYYLRQYGLSFLILEAGPEPVGSWPHYYDSLKLFSPAKYSSLPGFPFPGGGNRYPSRDEVISYLREYASKYNMPVKTNTRVERVEKFNGSFQVTTTSGEILEAESVICATGSFHKPYIPDIPGLPEFRGEVIHSSAYQNTTPYQGQRVIVVGSGNSAVQIGVELSEVSTTTLAVRTPVKLLPQVKFGRDLHFWLIATGLDKFPFPLFGRSVPEPTTVIDSAGFKQRLESGKPNQRPMFTSLYEDGVIWEDGEKESVDAIIFATGFRPNLSFLAGLNALDDRGFPKHKVGVSHVTDGLYIVGLSGQRSIASATLRGVGGDARYVVRKVTRKKQ; the protein is encoded by the coding sequence ATGTATCAAACCATTGTCATCGGCGGAGGGCAAGCTGGACTTGCAGCAGGATATTACCTTAGACAATATGGACTGTCATTTCTCATTTTAGAAGCAGGACCTGAACCAGTTGGATCATGGCCACATTATTACGATAGCCTGAAGCTGTTCTCACCCGCTAAGTATTCTTCTTTGCCAGGTTTCCCATTCCCAGGTGGGGGCAATCGTTATCCCTCGCGGGATGAAGTGATTTCATACCTTCGAGAATATGCATCTAAGTATAATATGCCGGTGAAGACAAACACTCGTGTTGAAAGAGTAGAGAAATTTAATGGGAGTTTTCAAGTTACGACAACGAGTGGGGAGATTCTTGAAGCTGAATCCGTTATTTGTGCAACGGGCTCATTTCATAAACCTTATATTCCTGACATCCCTGGATTACCAGAGTTTCGAGGTGAAGTTATTCATTCCTCTGCGTATCAGAATACTACTCCCTATCAAGGTCAACGTGTTATTGTAGTCGGGAGTGGGAACTCAGCGGTTCAGATAGGTGTTGAACTCTCGGAAGTATCCACTACGACCCTAGCGGTTCGGACACCGGTTAAACTTCTACCCCAGGTTAAATTTGGGCGTGATCTGCACTTTTGGTTGATAGCTACCGGTTTAGATAAATTCCCGTTTCCTTTGTTTGGCCGTTCTGTGCCTGAGCCAACTACTGTTATTGATTCAGCAGGGTTTAAACAACGATTAGAGAGCGGAAAGCCAAATCAAAGACCAATGTTTACCTCGTTGTACGAGGATGGTGTTATATGGGAAGATGGGGAGAAAGAGAGCGTTGATGCAATTATTTTTGCAACGGGCTTTCGGCCGAATTTATCTTTTTTGGCGGGATTGAATGCGTTGGATGATCGTGGTTTTCCAAAACATAAGGTTGGAGTGAGTCATGTTACGGATGGGTTATATATTGTTGGACTATCTGGGCAAAGATCAATTGCCTCTGCAACACTGCGTGGAGTTGGGGGCGATGCCCGATATGTTGTTAGAAAGGTGACCAGGAAAAAGCAGTAA
- a CDS encoding AraC family transcriptional regulator gives MSKAKGKSRGIIFWKNLGLVLLITCIPIAFIGAILYSMGTSRIEAEVNRAHQNQLNQSIQQMNDYLINLEHSVVRLAFDRSLDEMLEHMDLIQEFSKTNELMKTFSLITESNSLINSVGLYLRDANKLIGDEVGFQSIGSEEDRRVLNALLDKERTIYWDYSLRKINRPESQNKAIIIKLPGGQMYGSYGAFIIYLDQDKLNAMVHKLVSGEGVAFLFNEYGDFLTTPPVQGENVHQLTLEDALKKRIMEENFNEHMFKFDCQHKTYTVSYGKIAKLGSKWTVVSATPMSQITAPVTYLSSLILWISIVGLSIGLLLSWFASNKMYAPIHRLKRLFETSKNGRTEEKDEIIYIENQWKQHLEEQQALALRIKQSIPALRESFILQFLQGHLYTHTESELIDKMKQLDWDVKDKRFAVMVAQLHGLSELGGKFMERDAQLITFAASNIILELCSEKLKMVHVINFQDLSAGVFFVLDKSYSNEEIKAVLNKLAHDYIVAVNNVLRLKITIVMGRISDSILEMPSVLDQTRKALRFRDLHTSNQMLDMNQFMMEPTSQKHFPSELERDIVHAVNMGLEEEAVRLIKQFMHELQSNNSTELMVHQGMMKLLGTLHDTIIKHDVNLYTLYEGVHLYEQLMQISEPEQIVDWFQGKLIHPFIKTLSIAYDSNTREIMDKLMRQIENDILLDISLDMYAEQLQLSSSKLSKAFKHIHGTNFIDFVIRLRIEKCKELLVTSDMKINDIAELLHYQPSHLIRIFKKSEGITPRQYREKHTQGNQADSSA, from the coding sequence TTGAGCAAGGCGAAAGGTAAAAGTAGAGGGATTATTTTCTGGAAAAATTTAGGCCTGGTTCTACTGATTACCTGCATCCCTATTGCTTTCATAGGCGCCATTCTATATTCCATGGGAACAAGCCGAATCGAAGCGGAAGTGAACAGAGCTCACCAGAATCAGCTCAATCAGTCGATTCAGCAAATGAATGATTACTTGATTAATCTGGAGCATTCTGTCGTGAGGCTTGCCTTCGATCGAAGCTTGGACGAAATGCTAGAGCATATGGATTTAATTCAAGAATTCAGTAAAACAAACGAATTAATGAAAACGTTCTCATTAATAACCGAATCGAATTCTCTTATTAACAGTGTAGGCTTATATCTGCGTGATGCCAATAAACTGATTGGCGATGAGGTCGGATTTCAATCCATAGGAAGCGAAGAGGACCGGAGGGTCCTGAATGCCTTGTTGGATAAAGAGCGAACGATCTATTGGGATTATTCATTAAGAAAGATCAATAGACCGGAATCCCAGAATAAAGCCATCATTATCAAGCTTCCCGGGGGACAAATGTACGGCTCTTACGGCGCATTTATTATTTATTTGGATCAGGATAAATTAAATGCGATGGTACATAAGCTCGTTTCAGGAGAAGGGGTTGCTTTTTTATTTAACGAATATGGTGACTTTTTAACTACACCTCCTGTTCAAGGGGAGAACGTTCATCAGCTGACTCTGGAGGATGCGTTAAAAAAACGAATTATGGAAGAAAATTTTAATGAGCATATGTTCAAATTTGACTGTCAGCATAAAACCTATACAGTTTCGTATGGGAAAATAGCTAAGCTAGGCAGCAAATGGACGGTTGTTTCCGCAACTCCGATGTCACAAATCACAGCTCCCGTGACTTACTTATCCAGTCTCATTTTATGGATCAGTATAGTAGGACTTTCAATTGGGCTACTCCTGTCATGGTTCGCTTCCAATAAAATGTATGCCCCGATCCATCGATTGAAGAGATTGTTCGAGACTTCTAAAAATGGTAGGACAGAAGAAAAGGATGAAATTATTTATATTGAAAATCAATGGAAGCAGCATTTGGAAGAACAGCAAGCGCTAGCTTTAAGAATCAAACAATCCATTCCAGCGCTGCGGGAAAGCTTTATTCTGCAATTTTTGCAGGGTCATCTTTACACCCACACGGAATCAGAGCTTATCGACAAGATGAAGCAGCTGGATTGGGATGTTAAGGATAAAAGGTTTGCTGTTATGGTCGCGCAGCTGCACGGCCTTTCGGAGCTAGGCGGGAAATTTATGGAGCGGGATGCGCAGCTTATTACGTTCGCTGCTTCCAATATCATTTTGGAACTTTGCTCAGAGAAGCTGAAGATGGTCCACGTCATCAACTTTCAGGATTTGTCGGCAGGTGTTTTCTTCGTACTGGACAAAAGCTATTCCAATGAGGAGATTAAGGCCGTACTCAATAAGCTGGCTCATGACTATATCGTTGCGGTGAATAACGTTCTTCGTCTCAAGATTACGATTGTTATGGGAAGAATTTCCGATTCTATCCTGGAGATGCCGAGTGTGCTCGATCAAACACGCAAAGCGCTGCGTTTCCGGGATCTCCATACTTCCAACCAAATGCTGGACATGAATCAATTTATGATGGAGCCAACGAGTCAGAAGCATTTTCCATCGGAACTAGAAAGAGATATCGTGCATGCGGTAAACATGGGTCTTGAAGAGGAAGCAGTACGTCTTATTAAGCAATTTATGCATGAGCTGCAGAGCAACAACAGCACCGAATTAATGGTTCATCAAGGGATGATGAAGCTGTTAGGCACTCTGCACGATACGATCATCAAGCATGATGTGAACCTGTACACGTTATATGAAGGGGTTCATCTCTATGAGCAGCTGATGCAGATATCGGAGCCGGAGCAAATTGTTGACTGGTTTCAAGGGAAGTTGATTCACCCTTTTATCAAAACGCTCAGCATAGCTTATGATAGCAATACGAGAGAAATCATGGATAAGCTGATGAGGCAAATCGAGAATGACATTCTCCTTGATATCTCACTTGACATGTATGCGGAGCAATTGCAGTTGAGCTCATCCAAGCTCAGTAAAGCGTTCAAGCATATCCATGGCACTAATTTTATCGATTTTGTTATTCGTTTAAGAATTGAGAAATGTAAAGAACTGTTGGTCACATCGGACATGAAAATTAATGACATTGCTGAGCTGCTTCACTATCAACCTTCCCATTTAATTCGTATCTTTAAGAAAAGTGAAGGGATTACTCCGAGGCAGTATCGCGAAAAGCACACCCAAGGAAATCAAGCAGATTCGTCTGCGTAA
- a CDS encoding ABC transporter permease: MAIEVTKSISQPLAKRKRKTMLWSDLRRDKYLYLLVLPGILYFLIFKYYPMWGIVIAFQDYSPYLGVLKSTWVGGENFIRFFTNPSFYILFRNTMMISLLSLVFFFPLPIVLSLCMNEVGNKYVKRVIQSVVYLPHFLSWVIIAGISFLLFSQSNGIINLMLEYMGYSKVPFLTSESFFWGLLTGQNIWKDTGWGTIIFLAAITGIDSQQYEAAKMDGANRIRQIWHITLPGIRNVIIILLILRLGHIMDVGFEQVFLMSNAAVSNVSDVFETYVYRNGIQQGQFSYTTAVGLFKSVIGLALVVGANWMAKRFGEEGVY, translated from the coding sequence ATGGCGATTGAAGTAACGAAGTCCATTTCACAGCCACTTGCCAAAAGAAAAAGGAAGACGATGCTCTGGTCAGATCTTAGACGTGATAAGTATTTATATCTGCTGGTGTTACCGGGAATCCTTTATTTTCTTATTTTCAAATATTATCCGATGTGGGGCATCGTCATAGCCTTTCAAGATTACTCCCCATATCTGGGCGTATTGAAAAGCACTTGGGTAGGGGGCGAGAACTTTATCCGATTTTTCACAAATCCAAGCTTCTACATTCTGTTTCGAAATACGATGATGATCAGCTTACTAAGCTTGGTGTTCTTCTTTCCTTTACCTATAGTTCTGTCGCTTTGCATGAATGAGGTGGGAAACAAATATGTTAAGCGAGTTATTCAATCCGTTGTGTATCTACCGCATTTTCTGTCCTGGGTTATTATCGCAGGGATCTCTTTTCTACTGTTTTCCCAGTCCAATGGCATCATCAACCTGATGCTCGAATACATGGGATACAGTAAGGTTCCTTTTCTAACGAGCGAGAGCTTCTTCTGGGGGTTGCTTACAGGACAGAATATATGGAAGGATACCGGCTGGGGAACCATTATTTTTCTGGCTGCCATAACAGGAATCGACTCTCAGCAGTATGAAGCAGCGAAGATGGATGGAGCAAACCGGATAAGGCAAATCTGGCACATAACACTGCCGGGTATTCGCAATGTCATTATTATTTTATTAATTTTGCGGCTCGGTCATATTATGGATGTTGGTTTTGAACAGGTGTTTCTGATGTCTAATGCGGCGGTATCGAATGTCTCTGACGTATTTGAAACCTATGTATACCGAAACGGCATTCAGCAGGGTCAATTCAGCTATACAACAGCCGTCGGTTTATTTAAATCTGTTATTGGATTAGCGCTTGTTGTTGGTGCCAACTGGATGGCGAAGCGTTTTGGAGAAGAAGGTGTGTATTAA
- a CDS encoding F510_1955 family glycosylhydrolase gives MKYKVNLVSSIVAASLMLSACSASKLSMEHIHGLGYSTDGKQIMIPAHTGLVVYSGSKWSHVDAPQNDYMGFVAVDNGFYSSGHPGVGSNLKNPIGIVKSSDMGKTITKLDLEGSSDFHGMTVGYKTHTIYVFNAQPNPKMKSAGLYYTKDDAKTWSKSEMNGFSGEPLTLATHPSDDKVIALGSKEGLYLSNDSGNHFEKLFPGLVVASLAFSNTGELFIAATNSPTMFQFNLSSKEKKEIKLPTLDKGDAISYIAQNPTDSNEIALATFNKDIFISKDVGAKWTEIADKGKGISK, from the coding sequence ATGAAATATAAAGTTAATCTCGTTTCTTCAATAGTCGCAGCTTCATTAATGCTATCAGCTTGCTCTGCTTCTAAACTGTCAATGGAGCATATCCACGGATTGGGTTATAGCACAGATGGAAAACAAATTATGATTCCTGCGCATACAGGTTTGGTTGTTTATTCGGGAAGTAAATGGAGTCATGTCGACGCTCCGCAAAACGATTATATGGGCTTTGTCGCTGTTGATAATGGTTTTTATAGCAGTGGTCATCCCGGAGTCGGTTCTAACCTGAAAAACCCCATAGGAATCGTGAAAAGTTCCGATATGGGGAAAACAATAACGAAACTCGATTTGGAGGGCAGTAGCGATTTCCATGGAATGACGGTGGGTTATAAGACTCATACCATTTATGTCTTTAATGCACAACCCAATCCAAAGATGAAATCGGCGGGATTGTATTATACAAAAGATGATGCAAAAACGTGGAGTAAATCAGAAATGAATGGTTTTTCAGGAGAACCTTTAACCTTGGCAACTCATCCATCCGACGATAAGGTGATAGCACTCGGATCCAAGGAAGGATTATATCTTTCCAATGATTCTGGAAATCACTTCGAAAAGTTGTTTCCTGGATTAGTTGTAGCATCTTTAGCATTTAGCAATACCGGTGAATTGTTTATAGCGGCGACCAATTCTCCGACGATGTTTCAATTCAATCTAAGCAGTAAAGAAAAGAAAGAAATCAAACTTCCTACCTTGGATAAAGGGGATGCCATTTCTTATATTGCTCAAAATCCTACTGACTCGAATGAAATCGCGTTGGCAACTTTCAATAAAGATATATTTATAAGCAAAGATGTAGGAGCGAAATGGACCGAAATTGCCGATAAGGGCAAAGGAATTTCGAAATAA
- a CDS encoding MarR family winged helix-turn-helix transcriptional regulator codes for MNNNPQFPDVREVLQILVRRFGLLQKDGAQCCGFSVIQSHIIYELMKHPNIALNDLAQNLSTDTSTISRQIQQLVELEMVRRTPDPKDRRYVVLSLTSKGEEQHQAISKTMDNYVQGILQLIPENKRDQVIESLGLLSQVMNQNCCSSS; via the coding sequence ATGAACAATAATCCACAATTCCCAGATGTGAGAGAAGTGCTGCAAATACTTGTTCGGAGATTCGGACTGCTTCAGAAAGATGGCGCACAGTGTTGCGGTTTTTCTGTCATACAAAGTCATATCATTTATGAACTCATGAAGCATCCTAATATTGCTTTAAATGATTTAGCCCAAAACCTTTCCACCGATACAAGCACAATCAGCAGGCAAATTCAGCAATTGGTCGAGTTGGAGATGGTGCGAAGAACTCCTGATCCTAAAGATCGGCGTTATGTGGTTCTCTCCTTAACCTCAAAGGGGGAAGAGCAGCATCAAGCCATATCCAAAACAATGGACAATTATGTTCAAGGGATTTTACAACTCATACCGGAAAATAAGCGGGATCAAGTCATTGAAAGCTTAGGCCTTTTGAGTCAGGTTATGAATCAAAATTGTTGCTCCTCCTCTTAA
- a CDS encoding MFS transporter, with protein MVIGAATLAGALQAVRWALGSFMSPWFGRLSDRKWGRRPLLTGSLALAAICMAATNFEIPFGLWLLDLLALLIVTTLLSTIMDAMVSDIAFGSARTFIMTMYVVVSDVGASMGPLFGYVSEHFIGLSMTYWLSASLLLLLSIFWFMKGHVGMRRNIVANQ; from the coding sequence ATAGTTATTGGAGCCGCTACCCTAGCTGGTGCTCTCCAGGCGGTACGATGGGCGCTCGGCTCATTTATGTCTCCTTGGTTTGGTCGATTATCAGACCGCAAGTGGGGACGCAGACCGCTGCTTACCGGCTCGCTTGCTTTGGCTGCGATATGTATGGCTGCGACAAATTTTGAGATTCCTTTTGGCCTTTGGTTACTTGATCTACTAGCACTGCTCATTGTTACAACTTTGTTATCCACAATTATGGATGCAATGGTTTCGGATATCGCATTCGGATCTGCTCGAACATTTATAATGACCATGTATGTAGTCGTATCCGATGTGGGGGCGTCCATGGGACCGTTGTTTGGTTATGTATCTGAGCATTTCATTGGTCTAAGCATGACGTATTGGCTTTCTGCATCGCTTCTTTTGCTGCTAAGTATCTTTTGGTTTATGAAAGGTCATGTAGGAATGAGGAGGAATATCGTCGCAAATCAATAG
- a CDS encoding carbohydrate ABC transporter permease produces MRESLGDRLFGIANIVLLVMVGIVTLFPLYYVFVVSFTEPHEYIEKYGFVLFPSKWSLSSYEYLMSTSAFIRATGISTFLATVGTVLSLIVTSAFSFGLSRKRLRGRKLMLFLVMFTILFNPGIIPIYLLVRDLGLINSVWSLIIPVLTSGWYVILMKSFFDSIPVELEEAALIDGCNDLSIFFRIILPLSAASLAAFGLFYAVAYWNTFFSAVLYINDFTKVPLQIVLRNMLIDSDTAMGGASAVEMASDKQLPTQTIKMAAVVVSTLPILMVYPFLQKHFTKGVMLGSVKG; encoded by the coding sequence ATGAGAGAAAGCCTAGGGGATCGCCTATTTGGCATAGCTAACATCGTGCTGCTGGTTATGGTTGGAATCGTTACCTTGTTTCCCTTGTACTATGTATTCGTCGTTTCCTTTACGGAGCCTCATGAATACATCGAAAAGTATGGATTTGTACTTTTTCCGAGCAAATGGAGCTTAAGCTCCTATGAGTATTTAATGTCTACTTCGGCTTTTATACGGGCTACCGGAATCAGCACTTTTCTCGCAACGGTTGGGACCGTCTTAAGCCTCATAGTGACATCCGCCTTCTCATTCGGGTTATCCCGGAAAAGACTGCGTGGCAGAAAGCTGATGCTGTTCTTGGTTATGTTCACGATTCTTTTTAATCCTGGGATTATCCCTATCTACCTGTTGGTGCGTGATTTGGGTCTAATCAACAGTGTGTGGTCCTTGATCATTCCTGTTTTGACCAGCGGCTGGTATGTGATCCTAATGAAGAGCTTCTTTGACAGCATCCCTGTTGAGCTGGAGGAAGCGGCTTTGATAGATGGCTGTAATGACTTGAGCATTTTTTTCAGAATTATATTGCCGCTTTCTGCCGCTTCGCTCGCTGCGTTCGGGTTATTTTATGCCGTAGCCTACTGGAATACCTTCTTTAGCGCTGTACTCTATATAAATGATTTTACGAAAGTGCCTTTACAGATCGTTTTACGCAATATGCTCATTGACTCCGATACCGCAATGGGGGGAGCGTCGGCAGTGGAAATGGCTTCGGATAAACAGCTTCCTACTCAAACGATCAAGATGGCCGCTGTTGTTGTATCCACCCTTCCCATATTAATGGTATACCCTTTCTTGCAAAAGCATTTTACCAAAGGAGTTATGTTAGGGTCTGTCAAAGGATAG